GGGATGAGCCGTGAACCGTTAAGGGGTTCCAACATGAACATGTCACGATATTCTGGACTTTTGATTCTCCTGCTTCTCTCCGCACGGCCTGAACTCCTCTCACAGGATCCGGCTGTCCACGAGGGAGATATCGTCTTCAGGTCCTCCACCGGGCAAGGTCCGGCTATTCAGTCGGCGACAAAGTCCCGATACACTCACGTTGGCATCGTCCTATTCCGGAATGGGTCACCTTGTGTCTTCGAAGCCGTCGAACCGGTGCGTTTCACCGCATTGGAAAAGTGGATCGCGCGAGGTGAAAACGGGCACTGCGTGATCAAGCGTCTCCATGGCGCGGACAGCGTGCTTGATACGCAGGGCCTGGCGAAGATCCACAACCTTGTTCCGATGTTTGAAGGGAAGCACTATGATCTGACGTTTGGATGGAGTGACTCCACCATCTATTGTTCGGAATTAGTTTGGAAGCTCTTCGACAGGGCGCTGGGGATTCGAGTGGGAAGTTACGACAATTGCGGGATTTCGATCTGTCGGCGCCGATCGTGCGGGAGAAAATGAAGCAGAGATATGGAGATCATGTGCCTCTTGAAGGGACCGTGGTCTCGCCAGCAGACATTTTCGATTCCACGTTGCTCAGGACGGTCCAAACCATACACTGATCGCCCCCCCGGCCACAGGCGCGCCTGATGGTGCGCCGATGGCGGCGGGGTTGCCACCATACACATGAACCATCTGCTGATCACTGCCCGGAATACTCGTCACCGTCATCGCGCCTCTTCTCGTGCTCTACCTCAGGGGCGATCTCTTCCACATCGCGCTCACTGTCGGTGATCTTGCGCTCTGGACCTACCTGGCACTCTCGATGGCATTTGCCCTGTTTGCCATTGTCGTCGTGATCGACAGGTTCAAAGGCTCTCCTCAGGAGGCAGCGGAGGCGGCAACGTAACAAGAGAGTGCACATGACTCCGCGTCGGGGGCATCGGGGTTGGCACCGTGATCATGGAGAAGAGGGCCAGCGATCCGTGAGGCGGCAGGAACCCGCGGCGTGTGCGTCCGCAGCACAGTGATTCACATCGGCTTCTCCGTGATCTTGTCGTGCAGGTCACGCATGAGCATCAACGCTGCGGTTCCATAGTACTGATGAAACTCAGGCACCATTTCGCCCTGGCTACGACAGGGTCTGTCGCGATAAGTTGCCTGGCTTCCTCGATATCGGTCGAAGCAAAATAAAAAGTCCCCTCCACCCATCAACACCATCGAACGGGCCGGCGAGGACGAGTTTGCCTTCCGCGGAGAGACGCTTCATGTTGGCAAAGTGGCCCTTGAACATCTCGTCTCGATCCGGGCCTGCGGGCACGCGGTTCGGTCCGGTCTTCAGAACCACCAGGACATAGCCCCTCATGCCACGTTCGTCCGCGCCTACGGCTTTCGCCAGAGCGGGATCGTATGCGGGCTTCTCCGGGTCTGCCACCTGTTGAGCGTGGCACACGGACGCACCAAGAACAAGGCACATCATCACGAAGGTGGTACGAAGTGTTGGCATCACGGTCTCCTTGTGGATTGTCGTCGGTTCAGCTCTCGCCGCATCGGATCTCGATGATCTGGTCCCATGCCTGGCGGGTGAGGTGGGCAGGGAAAAGCCAGACGCGTTTCGTACGTTCTATCGGATCCACAGAGTGTGGCGGGTACGGGCAGTGACACATGACCCCGGCAGAATGGCGCGGAAACATTTTCCGGGAATTGAGTATGTTGGTTCATGGAGCAAAGTACCGGAATCCGTGGAATTCCGCAACCATCGACTTTGTGCAAGGTATCGGGTTGGTCAGTTGGAGTTCCTTCATCTCTGCCATTCACGCTGCAAAGGAACGCCTGGTGCTGTTGTCGTACTTCAGGGCATGAACCTATCTCAACGGAGAGGTGTTATGAAGAAAACCGCAAAGAACACGGTGTGCCTCTGGTACGATGGGGGCGCGGAGGATGCAGCACGGTTCTACGCTGCGACCTTCCCCGATTCATCCGTAGATGCCGTGCATCGGGCACCGGGGGACTTTCCATCAGGCAAGGAGGGGGATGTGTTGACGGTGGAATTCACCGTGTTGGGCATTCCCTGTCTCGGGCTCAACGGAGGGCCGGCATTCAAACAGAGCGAAGCATTCTCGTTTCAAATTGCAACCGTGGACCAGGCCGAAACGGACCGCTACTGGCATGCGATCGTTGACAATGGTGGGCAGGAGAGCGCCTGCGGGTGGTGCAAAGACAGATGGGGACTCTCATGGCAGATCACGCCGTTGGCCCTGACCCAAGCGATCACCGACCCCGATCCCGCTGCGGCGAAACGCGCGTTCGAAGCGATGATGACCATGCGCAATATCGACATTGCCGCGATCGAGGCGGCGCGCCGTGGCGCAGACCGCACGGGGCGGAAGGGACTCTGAGCCGCGAGTCCGATGGAAGGTCGGTACACGTCACACGTGGTGAGGATGGGTGGTCGGGGAAGCAACTCCGGGAATATGATACGCGTGTGCCCGGATGACCCGCTCCACGGCTCACCCATAGCCGTTGTCCCATTGACGCATCAGATCATCGGCATCAACGAAAGGATAGCGATATGAAGCGAGTCACCGGCATAGGTGGGATCTTCTTCCATTCTCCCGATCCCGTCACTCTCAGGGCCTGGTACAAAGATCACCTCGGGATCGACGTTCAGGAGTGGGGAGGAACCGCTTTTAGTTGGACGGATCCGGAGGGCACGCCGACCGGGGGAAACCACGATAAGGGACGATCGGCGACGCAAAAAGCAATTCCTTTGCTCCCGGTACTCCGCCGTTCATGATCAATTATCGTGTGGCCGATCTGCATGTCCTGGTGAAGGCCCTTAAGGCCGAAGGGATGTAACGTCTCGACAAGATCGATGAGTCGGAGTACGGAAAGTTCGCCTGGGTCATGGACCCCGATGGGAACAAGGTGGAACCCTGGGAGCCACCGGCAGGTCAGTGATGGAGCCACGTTCGACGGAGACAGAATGCCGTTCAGACTGCAATTGCTTCTGGCCCTTGCTCTTTTCGTCACGACAGGCTTCGGGGATGCCCCTGTTACCGGGGCAAGGAGCACACTTCATTCTGCAGTACTCAAGGAAGACCGTACATTTCAGGTGTGCCTGGTTAAGGAGATTTTATCATTGGGCATTGGACCCGCAGCTATCCGGTGCTCTACGTTCTTGATGGTGAATCACACTTCCTGCATACGGCAGGCTCTGCGACGTTCGCCCCTCGCGAAAGGCGGGATCCCGGAACTCATCGTCGTGGCGATCACCAGCACAGTACGGATCCGTGATTATACCCAGACCGACTGGTCCCCGCATTGGGTCGGTGGTGGAGGCGCAGAACCCGTTTCCCCAAGAGATTTCTCGACAGGAACTCATTCCGGCGATCGAGCGAACCTATCGAACGAACCGGTACCGCATGCTGTGCGGTCATTCGGCGGTGGACAGTTCGTTCTTTTGCGTTGACGTCCGAGCCTTCTCCTTCCAATGCCTATATTGCACTGAGCCCAAGTCTCGATTGGGATAACAATCTCCCTCAACGGTCCCTGGAGCAGGCATTTCAACAGACCGACAATGGTCTGAGAGGGCCTTTCTCTACTTTGCATGGTCAGATGATTCCGGTCAGGCGCTGGCCGACGATCACAGGTTGCAGGAAACAGTCGAGAAGAATTCCCCTCTAGGGGGTTTCGCTGGATCGCAAAGGATATCCGGATGGAGACCCATACCAGTAGTCCGTTGGTCGCACACATCGACGCGTTGCGCCGGTTGTATGCAGGGTACCGGTTCCCTGACGATCTTCTGGAGAAGGGCCTTGCGTATGCCGAGCAGCATTTCGGTGAAGTGTCAGGACGTCGCAGGATAGACGATCCCGGTGCCCGAGGACGTGGTCAACAACCTCAAAAGTGAAGAACTGGCGAAGGGGAATATTCCGAGCGACCGAACTGTTCAAGCGCAACACCCAGCGCAACCCACACTCTGCCAATGCGTTGGATGGCATTGCCGATGCGTACGACAAGGCTGGCATGAAGAAAGAGGCGATAGCTGCAATGAAGAAGGCGGTCGATCTGGCCACGCGATATAAGGATCCCAATCTCCGCTACTTCACCGAGCACCTCAAGAGACTCACGAGTAAGCGTGCGCCGGCTTTGACAAAGTAAGATGGCGCTGGCGCACCTCTCTCTTTGTATTTGCCGCCCATCAGGGTCAGCGTCCGGAAGCGCGAACAGACGAAACGGCAAGATGGCATCTGCGATCATTGATATCGTGTGAATGGCGACCCCATCCGGGGATCCAGAGGCGTACCGATCTCCATGCCCGGATGCACCCCGTCATCCGCTCCCGTGTTTGCGTGTCCGTCGTTATCACACTGAAAGGATCTCACGTTCATGGATTTCATTCTCCTCTACAATGTCGCGCCGGCATACATCGTCCGGCGTGCTGAATACCGGGCCGAGCACCTCCGACTGGCGTGGGAATACGCAGACCGGGGTGAGCTCTTGATCGGAGGCGCACTCGAAGACCCTATGGATACCACGGTACTCATCTTCCGGTGCGCGTCACGTGAGATCGTGGAAGGATTCGTACAACGGGACCCGTATGTCGCCCACGGGCTTGTGGCATCATGGCGCATCCGGCCCTTTAAGACAGTCGTGGGACCCATGTCTGCAACGCCGTTGCGGCCGGACGCCGAGTAAGTCCTGATCGCCGCAGCCCAAGGCACACCATCTTCGTCCGGATGTGACCTGAAGCACACCGCCCCGTGTGACCACCAACCTTTTCCGTACGTGCTGTATTGCCTGTACAGGCTCCCGCTCCTTGCGCCATCCCATCGCCCAGATGCAGGGGTCGCCTGTCAATCACACAGAAAGGTTCACGGATGAGACATTGCATCATTGTGTTTCTTGTACTCGTTTTCACCTTGTGCCACGGCGCAGGAGCTCTTTGTTACAGCCTCTCCTCGTCCGGCGTCTGCGGTCACGGGTTCGTTCCGTGATGCCGGCATGCCGACAACACTGTGTGCCGTCCGTGCGCAGAGTGCATACTTCCAGGCGCCCCGCGCCGGAGGAACGTTCGAATGCTGTGATCGATCTGGTGGCTGATGAGCGTGCCGGGGAATGGTGTACGGGCATCCGTACAGGAAGTGAAAAGGAAAATGGAATGCAGGTGACCATGATGGTAGTGATCGCGGACCTCGCCGCGCTTGAATCCGCAGCTCCCCGCGTCGTCGGTCGATGTCGGGATCTCATGGCGGTCATCGGCGTCTTCGCGGCTATCCTGGGGATCGCCGGGATTGATGTAATGCTTGGGGGTGCGCGGGACTCCATCGTTTGGGTGGGACTTCGACTAAGCATCCCGGGAACGGGAATTTGATCGCGGTTCTCCACGTCAGGAAGTCTACTGGTGATTCTTGGACCCTGAATCTTCTCGACAGACGGTGGTGAGACGTGGTCAGAGAAGGAGCATTGGAACGCGACCTATCCGTTGAACAGGGTCTCACCACGATCCTGAAGGGAACGCGTATGTATGCTTCCACACGCGGCATACTTCAGGATCAGATCCTTGTCTATCGGTACAGTACGGCGACCGGTGCCTCCGGTAACGTGGGCCGGGGACACCCGGCTATCTTACGACCGCGGTCACGACCTCGGAGGCGGGGAGAAGTTCACGGATCTCGCAACCACGACGAACGATGGCACTGCCTTCAGGGGACCGCTACTACGTCAGCACACGATCACGTCCACAAAGAAACTCCGGTTCTTCTGGTATCAGATCGATTCCACTTCCGCGCGTGAGACCACGACCGGCGGGACTTCCGCGTTCACCGGCCTTTCCTGTACGTATGGGATCCCCGGTCCCTATATGCTGTGGATCTCCCATGTTGATACCGCGGGCCAGGTGTGCATTGACAGCATCCGGGGTTCGAACTCTGTCTCCGGGCCTACAAGTATGCCGGTGCATTTCCGAAGCCATGGAAACGTCGATCGCCTACACCAGAATGACACCATCTTCTGTGCATTCGATTTCATCACCTCATTCGTCCTAACACAATATGTCATCCGGTACGGCGTAGGCAGTACCCGGCGGTTCGGGGCCTTTGCCGATACCGCGCTCGGCAGTGAGGCCCCAGCCGCTACACTTCGTGGTGGGGAGGGATCGCCGTCGCGTATCGCTACTACACTCCTACCCGTACCACCACGGGCTGCATGGCGCTCATACCCGCTGGAGCACCCGGTCGGGCAAACACGGTGGTCTCCGATCACGAGCCGTATCCGGCGTGAAGCCGGGCATCGCGTATATGGGGAACAAGAAGTACGGGCGTCCCTCTATCCGTCGTGGGTCGGTCCACCTTTCACGCGCTGCGTACTCTCGATGTGCTTGATGCCACTGCGGACAGGTGTTGAGGAGTATTCCACCGCGCCCGTCCGGTTCGCTCCTCGACCAGAACTATCCGAACCTGCTCCAATCCCCTCGACCACGATCCGGTATTGTGCCTGCCGGAGCGATCACCGGTCAGTGTAAAAGATTTCGATGCACTGGGCCGCGAGGTGGCGGAACCGGTGAGA
This window of the Ignavibacteriota bacterium genome carries:
- a CDS encoding VOC family protein yields the protein MKKTAKNTVCLWYDGGAEDAARFYAATFPDSSVDAVHRAPGDFPSGKEGDVLTVEFTVLGIPCLGLNGGPAFKQSEAFSFQIATVDQAETDRYWHAIVDNGGQESACGWCKDRWGLSWQITPLALTQAITDPDPAAAKRAFEAMMTMRNIDIAAIEAARRGADRTGRKGL